From the genome of Phycodurus eques isolate BA_2022a chromosome 22, UOR_Pequ_1.1, whole genome shotgun sequence, one region includes:
- the mrps33 gene encoding 28S ribosomal protein S33, mitochondrial, whose product MAGLSNYALRMARLSAQIFGDVVRTTDSKSMKVVRLFQEPPMAKRKEVYDWYPQHKIYYAMTQKLRFMGLFRDEHEDFKEEMRRLRKLRGKGVPKKGEGKRAGKKK is encoded by the exons ATGGCCGGCTTGTCCAACTATGCACTGCGCATGGCCCGGCTGAGTGCTCAAATATTCGGGGATGTCGTACGTACGACAGACTCCAAGTCGATGAAGGTGGTCCGGCTTTTTCAGGAGCCACCCATGGCCAAGAGGAAGGAGGTATACGACTGGTACCCGCAGCACAAGATCTACTACGCCATGACGCAGAAGCTCAGGTTCATGGGACTTTTCAG GGACGAGCACGAGGATTTCAAGGAGGAGATGCGTCGCCTGCGGAAGCTGAGAGGGAAAGGCGTACCAAAGAAAGGAGAAGGGAAGAGAGCGGGCAAGAAGAAGTGA